The Brassica napus cultivar Da-Ae chromosome C7, Da-Ae, whole genome shotgun sequence genome has a segment encoding these proteins:
- the LOC106348694 gene encoding 60S ribosomal protein L18-2 encodes MGIDLIAGGKSKKTKRTAPKSDDVYLKLLVKLYRFLVRRTGSKFDAVILKRLFMSKVNKAPLSLSKLVEFMKGKDGKIAVLVGTITDDLRVHEIPAMKVTALRFTERARARIEKAGGECLTFDQLALVAPLGQNTVLLRGPKNSREAVKHFGLAPGVPHSHSKPYVRSKGRKFEKARGKRKSRGFKV; translated from the exons ATG ggtaTCGATCTTATCGCGGGAGGTAAGAGCAAGAAGACCAAAAGGACTGCTCCAAAGTCCGATGATGTCTACCTCAAGCTTCTCGTCAAG CTATACCGGTTTTTGGTAAGGAGAACCGGCAGCAAGTTCGATGCTGTGATCCTTAAGAGGCTTTTTATGAGCAAAGTCAACAAAGCCCCTCTTTCACTCTCCAAGCTCGTTGAGTTCATGAAGGGAAAG GATGGTAAGATTGCTGTGTTGGTTGGGACAATAACTGACGATTTGAGAGTGCATGAGATTCCTGCCATGAAGGTTACTGCCTTGAGGTTTACAGAGAGGGCTAGGGCTAGGATCGAGAAAGCTGGTGGAGAGTGCTTAACATTCGACCAGCTTGCTCTCGTTGCTCCGTTGGGACAGAACACG GTTCTACTTAGAGGACCAAAGAACTCTCGTGAAGCAGTGAAGCACTTTGGTCTTGCTCCTGGTGTGCCACACAGCCACTCCAAGCCCTATGTTAGGTCTAAGGGAAGGAAGTTTGAGAAAGCCAGAGGAAAGCGAAAGAGTCGTGGTTTCAAGGTCTAA
- the LOC106350687 gene encoding uncharacterized protein LOC106350687, with protein sequence MENEVMSSASSSSPQPETSKDTIVAVEESNEKAMENNNNLSLVPSDQEVMSERRSENPSLGSERGSENPSLGSGAVRTGTEMTMLYPSRSNKIYTCQFCSKGFSTTQALGGHQNAHKHDREWEKKRKEMEEDFPGLSFLNRYIDKPHLLLGGYSEDALSNDNHLGITLESFKRRGSGGVYPSFNSGVGPMNMIAPRMAPTRFFTGNTFTDGSSSRGLGPRPTYAPMFPRNVPPFLRPRSTNLPRNLYPQGNRVGEKDNVVVIDDDDDDEPDEDNPKSWGKDLSL encoded by the coding sequence atgGAGAACGAAGTTATGTCTTCTGCAAGCTCTTCCTCACCCCAACCCGAAACCAGCAAAGACACTATCGTGGCCGTGGAGGAGTCCAACGAGAAGGCAatggagaacaacaacaatCTGAGCCTAGTGCCTTCTGACCAGGAGGTTATGTCTGAAAGGAGGAGTGAGAACCCTAGTCTCGGGTCTGAAAGGGGGAGTGAGAACCCTAGTCTCGGGTCTGGTGCTGTCCGAACAGGTACAGAGATGACGATGCTTTACCCATCAAGATCTAATAAGATCTACACTTGTCAGTTTTGCAGTAAAGGGTTCTCAACCACCCAAGCCCTAGGTGGCCACCAGAACGCGCACAAGCATGATCGTGAGTGGgaaaagaagaggaaggagatggAAGAAGACTTCCCCGGACTCTCCTTTTTGAACCGTTACATTGACAAGCCTCACTTGCTCCTAGGTGGGTATTCAGAAGATGCTTTATCAAATGATAATCATCTTGGGATCACTCTTGAATCTTTCAAACGTAGAGGAAGCGGCGGCGTTTACCCATCATTCAATAGCGGAGTCGGGCCCATGAACATGATTGCTCCTCGCATGGCTCCTACTCGCTTCTTCACAGGGAACACTTTTACCGATGGTTCCTCTTCAAGGGGACTTGGGCCCAGACCCACCTATGCCCCGATGTTCCCTAGAAACGTTCCTCCTTTTCTTCGTCCTCGATCCACCAATCTTCCTAGAAATTTGTATCCGCAAGGGAATCGTGTGGGCGAGAAGGACAACGTTGTGgtgattgatgatgatgatgatgatgagccaGATGAAGATAACCCTAAAAGCTGGGGCAAGGATTTATCCCTTTGA
- the LOC106348695 gene encoding probable ATP-dependent RNA helicase DDX23, translating to MAASSSSSSSDVSSDSSDSNRRRKDRRRHRRSDREKDSLKVRKKSRSSSKRRRKRRHSSDSTDSSYSDSSSESSESEHERSRRHKKHDKPKKAKDKERSKSHRHKRHKNRDRKNGEGEGSSGPVKLSKFLGRDKDDGERRSAVSGKKIMLKVDKSKEDKAAESKRNELLKFLNASFD from the exons ATGGCGGCTTCatcgtcttcctcctcctcagaCGTGTCCTCCGATTCGTCAGACTCTAATCGCCGCCGCAAGGATCGCCGTCGCCACCGTAGAAGCGATCGGGAGAAGGACTCGCTCAAGGTACGGAAGAAGAGCCGGTCCAGCTCGAAACGACGCCGTAAGCGCCGGCACTCTTCGGATTCCACTGATTCGTCTTACTCCGATTCCTCCAG TGAGAGCTCAGAGAGTGAGCATGAGAGGTCACGAAGGCACAAGAAGCACGACAAGCCAAAGAAG GCTAAGGATAAGGAGCGAAGCAAGAGTCATCGTCATAAACGTCATAAGAACAGAGACAGAAAG aatggagaaggagaaggaagcaGCGGGCCTGTTAAGCTATCCAAG TTTTTGGGTCGAGACAAGGACGATGGTGAGCGTAGAAGTGCTGTCTCTGGGAAAAAG ATTATGCTGAAGGTTGACAAGTCCAAAGAGGACAAAGCTGCAGAGAGCAAGAGGAATGAGTTGCTTAAGTTCTTGAATGCAAGTTTCGACTAG
- the LOC106348701 gene encoding putative pectinesterase/pectinesterase inhibitor 28 has translation MAFGSYDDDSKRKRRYAMISISSVLLVSMVVAVTIGVNVNNHDNGSKEEITASVKAIKEVCAPTDYKKTCEDTLRKDAKDTSDPLELVRAGFNVTMKQITNVARKSQTMIELQKDPRTKMALDQCKELMDYAIGELSNSFVELGKFEFHKVDEVLIKVKVWLSATISHQQTCIDGFKGTKGDAGETIKKALKTAVQLTHNGLAMVTEMSNYLGQMQFTELNSRRLLAQEPSWVDGRVRRLLTAPLSEVKPDMVVAQDGSGQYKTISEAMQNVPKNKNVTFVVYIKTGVYKEFVQVDRTMSDLVFIGDGPDKTVITGEKSFQDGITTYRTATVAIIGDRFIAKNMGFENTAGAAKHQAVGIRVLSDQSIFYNCRFDGYQDTLYAHSHRQFYRDCTISGTIDFLFGDAAAVFQNCILLVRKPLPNQACPITAHGREDPKETTGFVLQGCTIAGEADYLAVKESSKAYLGRPWKAYSKTIIMDTFIPDFIAAEGWQQWKGNFGIDTLFYSEARNTGPGAGVTGRVTWPGIKKLSDEDILGYTPAKYIQGDEWIPSKGVPYTPGLFAGTGLATVAASSDSTQAGSSSNTTGTGPAAALQAGSSSNTTGSGPAAAPQAGSSSTTTGSGPTAAPGVSAVTNTTGLGSPSATPSASPSPSTSPPAITSASPSASPSATPSATPPSASPSISPSASTPST, from the exons aTGGCATTTGGATCATATGACGATGATTCGAAGAGGAAAAGGAGGTATGCAATGATCTCCATCTCTTCTGTTCTTCTCGTTTCAATGGTTGTCGCCGTTACCATCGGCGTCAACGTCAACAATCACGATAACGGAAGTAAAGAAGAGATCACGGCTTCCGTTAAAGCCATCAAGGAAGTTTGCGCGCCAACGGATTACAAGAAGACTTGTGAAGACACTCTAAGGAAAGATGCAAAAGACACATCAGACCCGTTGGAGCTTGTGAGAGCAGGGTTTAACGTGACCATGAAGCAAATAACTAACGTGGCGAGGAAGTCACAGACTATGATCGAGCTACAAAAGGATCCAAGGACGAAGATGGCTTTGGATCAATGCAAGGAGCTTATGGATTACGCAATAGGCGAGCTTAGTAACTCGTTTGTGGAGTTGGGAAAGTTCGAGTTTCACAAGGTGGACGAAGTGTTGATTAAGGTTAAGGTTTGGCTCAGCGCGACGATAAGCCATCAGCAGACTTGTATCGATGGGTTTAAAGGGACGAAAGGTGATGCAGGTGAGACGATAAAGAAGGCTTTGAAAACCGCGGTGCAGTTAACGCATAACGGGCTTGCGATGGTCACCGAGATGTCGAATTACTTGGGACAAATGCAGTTCACGGAATTGAATAGTCGTCGGCTGCTGGCTCAAGAGCCTTCGTGGGTTGATGGGCGTGTGCGTAGGCTCTTGACCGCTCCATTGTCTGAGGTCAAACCAGATATGGTGGTGGCTCAGGACGGGAGTGGTCAGTATAAGACGATCAGCGAGGCAATGCAAAATGTCCCCAAGAACAAGAATGTGACTTTCGTGGTTTACATTAAGACCGGAGTCTATAAAGAGTTTGTTCAGGTGGACAGGACCATGTCAGATCTGGTTTTCATCGGTGATGGACCAGATAAAACTGTCATTACCGGCGAGAAAAGTTTCCAGGACGGTATTACCACCTACCGTACAGCCACCGTTG CAATTATTGGAGACCGTTTCATTGCCAAGAACATGGGTTTCGAGAACACAGCCGGGGCGGCAAAGCATCAAGCTGTTGGAATTAGGGTTCTCTCAGACCAATCCATATTCTACAACTGTAGATTTGATGGTTACCAAGACACACTCTACGCACATTCCCACCGTCAGTTTTACCGGGACTGTACTATCTCAGGCACAATAGATTTTCTCTTTGGAGACGCAGCCGCTGTATTCCAGAACTGTATATTATTAGTGAGGAAGCCACTACCGAACCAGGCATGTCCCATCACCGCACACGGTCGTGAAGATCCGAAAGAAACAACAGGATTCGTGCTCCAAGGGTGCACAATTGCTGGCGAAGCGGATTACTTGGCGGTCAAGGAAAGTAGCAAAGCTTATCTTGGAAGGCCATGGAAAGCGTATTCAAAAACTATTATTATGGACACGTTCATACCGGATTTTATTGCGGCCGAAGGATGGCAGCAGTGGAAAGGAAACTTTGGTATTGACACGTTATTTTATTCGGAGGCAAGGAATACTGGGCCGGGTGCAGGTGTCACGGGCCGGGTTACTTGGCCAGGAATCAAGAAGTTGAGTGATGAAGATATTCTTGGATACACTCCGGCTAAGTACATCCAAGGTGACGAGTGGATTCCTAGTAAAGGTGTTCCCTACACCCCCGGTCTTTTCGCCGGAACCGGTTTAGCAACCGTGGCCGCTTCCTCCGATTCTACACAAGCAGGTTCCAGCTCGAACACGACAGGGACAGGTCCAGCGGCTGCTCTACAAGCAGGTTCCAGTTCGAACACAACAGGGTCAGGTCCAGCGGCTGCTCCACAAGCAGGTTCCAGTTCGACCACAACAGGGTCAGGTCCAACGGCTGCTCCAGGAGTCTCTGCAGTCACTAATACCACTGGCTTAGGGTCACCATCAGCTACTCCTTCAGcttcaccatcaccatcaactTCTCCACCGGCTATTACTTCAGCTTCACCGTCAGCTTCTCCATCGGCTACACCTTCAGCTACACCACCTTCAGCCTCCCCTTCGATTTCACCGTCAGCTTCTACTCCGTCTACCTAG